Sequence from the uncultured Sunxiuqinia sp. genome:
TGATGATGGAGGAGATTTGGTGGAAACCTCTTTTTTAGCTCAAGGGCTGATTGCACTAAAAAACTATTTTTCTGGAACTGATTCTAAATCAGTTCAAATTCGGGAAAAGGCAGATCAACTTTGGAAAGAAGTTGATTGGAGTTGGTATCGGCAAGAGGGACAGAACGTTTTATACTGGCATTGGTCCCCCAATGTTGGCTTTCAGAAAAATATGAAAATCGCTGGATGGAATGAAGCCTTGGTCACTTATGTGATGGCAGCTTCATCGCCCACTCATTCAATACCCAAAGAGGTCTACGAACAAGGTTGGGCGAAAAACGGCAATATCGTTAATAACCGTACATTTTACAATTACGAAATTAAGCTTGCTCCCGATTGGGGCGGGCCGCTGTTTTTTATTCATTACAGTCATCTGGGAATTAACTCGCATGAACTGAAAGATCAATATGCAGACTATTGGACTGAATACGTAAATACAGCTTTAATCCATCATGCTTATTCTGTTGATAACCCCGGAGCTTTTGAAAATTATGGACCCGACAACTGGGGATTAACTGCCAGCGACGACCCTTTTGGCTATACGGCACATCGTCCGGTTAATAATGATAATGGAACTATAAGTCCAACCGCTGCTTTGGCGAGCATGCCATATACTCCGGAAAAATCGTTGCAGGCATTGAAGTATTTTTACAGGGAACGTGGTTCGGAATTATTCGGTAAATATGGTCCTTATGATGCATTTAATGATCAAGAAAATTGGGTGCAGGAAGCTTATATTGGAATTGATCAAGGGCCAATAGTTGTGATGATTGAGAATTACCGGACCGGGCTTTTATGGAATCAGGTCATGAAGGATTCAGATGTACAAGCCGGATTGGACAAGCTCGGCTTTGAATATCAGGTTGTCACTTCATCGGGAGCATTGACAGAGATCGGAAGTTTTAGGATCTATCCAAATCCTGCTTCTGATAAAGTGTATATAGACTTGGGGAAAATGGAGAGGGATAATGCAGTATCAGTGGAGATCTTTTCGATGGATGGGCGACTTGTAGAAGCTACGATTTTTAACGAAGGGTCCAATTCAATTTTGTACGATTGCTCCGCAATAAAGAGTGGATTGTATTTATTTCGGGTTGAGACTGAAGAGAATTGTTTTATACGTAAATTAATGATACAGAAATGATAAAACATCTTTTATTATTATTGGGCATTGTGATTATCATGGGGTTACAAGCGGTTTCTCAAACCAATGCAAGGAAAACCTATTGCAATCCGATTGATATCGATTACACTTATATGTCGCATTACCGGTCAAAAAATAACGTTTCATACCGGTCAGGAGCCGATCCGGCCGTTATCAATTTCAAGGGCAAGTTTTTCATGTTTGTTACCCGCTCTCATGGTTATTGGATGTCGGAGGATATGAGCAATTGGCACTTTGTTAGGCCACAGAACTGGTATTTCAATGGGTGCAATGCTCCGGCCGCCGCCGTTAAAGACGAGAAAGTTTTGGTATATGGAGACCCGTCCGGCAGAGGAGCTATCATTGAAACAGACAATCCTGAATTAGGAGACTGGAAAACAAATTATGCGGTGTTAAACCCGCCGGGAGGTATTCAGGATCCTGATATTTTTGTTGATGATGACGGGAAAGTATACTTGTATGAAGAATCTTCCAATAAATGGCCAATACGAGGAGTCGAATTAGACCCTGAAAATTATTATATCCTGAAGGGAGATGAGACTGATCTTTTCAAACTTACTCCAGATCAACACGGCTGGGAACGTTTTGGACAGGATCACAAGTCAGATATCGACCCCTACATTGAAGGGCCCTGGATGGTAAAACACAATGATATTTATTATCTGGAATACGGAGCTCCGGGCACCCAATGGAATGTTTACGCAGATGGTGTTTACACCAGTAAGAGTCCTTTAGGTCCATTTGAGTATGCTCCTTACAATCCGATCTCGTATAAGCCTGGCGGGTTTTTGAAAGGGTCGGGGCATGGAAGTATAGTAAAAGATAACGATGGCAATTACTGGCACTTTTCAACCATGGCTATCTCTGTTAACTATAAGTTTGAACGACGTATTGCTATGTATCCGGCTGGATTCGAGGCAAATGGACAAATGTATGTAAATACGGCTTACGGAGACTATCCTCATTTTTTACCTGAAGTTGATACGGAGAATCATAAAGACAGGTTTACGAGGTGGATGTTGTTATCAAAAGGGAAAAAGGTTTCTACTAATTCGATTTTGAGTGGCGTAAAACGGAATGTTGTGGATGAACATGAAGTCGGGTATATGTTGGAACAGGAAGCTCCAAACTACGGTGTTGAAATGATTAATGATGAAAATATTCGAACTCTGTGGGTTGCTGAAAATAACAGTGATTCTCTTTTTGTTGAAATTGACCTTGGTCGTCCGATGACTGTAAATGCTATTCAAGTAAACTTTCAGGATTTCAATGCCAATATATTTGGGAAACCGGATACAATCCGTCAGCAGTTCATAATTCAAACTTCTAATGATCGTATTCATTGGGGAATGGCGGTCGATTATTCACACAATCAGAATGATCAGCCGCATGCCTATGTCGAGTTGAAAACACCCATTCTGGCAAGATATGTGAAATTCAGTAATGTCT
This genomic interval carries:
- a CDS encoding family 43 glycosylhydrolase — its product is MIKHLLLLLGIVIIMGLQAVSQTNARKTYCNPIDIDYTYMSHYRSKNNVSYRSGADPAVINFKGKFFMFVTRSHGYWMSEDMSNWHFVRPQNWYFNGCNAPAAAVKDEKVLVYGDPSGRGAIIETDNPELGDWKTNYAVLNPPGGIQDPDIFVDDDGKVYLYEESSNKWPIRGVELDPENYYILKGDETDLFKLTPDQHGWERFGQDHKSDIDPYIEGPWMVKHNDIYYLEYGAPGTQWNVYADGVYTSKSPLGPFEYAPYNPISYKPGGFLKGSGHGSIVKDNDGNYWHFSTMAISVNYKFERRIAMYPAGFEANGQMYVNTAYGDYPHFLPEVDTENHKDRFTRWMLLSKGKKVSTNSILSGVKRNVVDEHEVGYMLEQEAPNYGVEMINDENIRTLWVAENNSDSLFVEIDLGRPMTVNAIQVNFQDFNANIFGKPDTIRQQFIIQTSNDRIHWGMAVDYSHNQNDQPHAYVELKTPILARYVKFSNVYFPNQYLAIGELRVFGNGNGKTPKTPKHFKAVRQTDERNADISWDSVDEAMGYVLYWGISADKMNNSVMIYDENSYELRALNKGQEYFLQVEAFNESGISKRSDVLFIE